The Eubacterium maltosivorans genome includes the window GAAGGTCCGCATCCCTGAACTTACATCAATCAGATGGCCTGAACGTGTCGACGGCCCCATGGGCAGCTGCTCGATCATGCCCGCCGGCTGTGGCGGCGATAATTTAGGTCGGTTCATTTAGAGTGCCTCCTTTACAGTATTATAGGTTTCTTCCAAAAGCGTTTTATTCTTTGCCCGCACTTTTTCAGGGAGCTGCGTATCAATCGCCTTATAGATGGAGTCAAGGCTTGTCAACTCTGTGGCCGCTGTCAGCGCGCCCAATAAAGGGACATTTGTGATGGGCCGTCCAAGGATTTTCAGCGCAAGGCCTGTCGCATCGACGGTTATAACCTTGCAGTCCTCACAGTCGCTGAAATCAAATGCCTCTGCCGGTTTCATTGTATTGATAATCACCTTTGCCCCAGGCTTTAACCCCGCCTTAACCGGCGCGCCTAAAAGCGTCTCATCCAACACAATAGCACAATCACAATCGACAACATCGCTTCTATCCTTGATTGGCTCATCATCAATTCGTGTAAAAGCTAATACCGGAGCCCCCCTGCGTTCTGGGCCGAACGATGGAAAAGCCAACGCCGATTTATCGTCGCACACAACGGCATCTCCCAAGAGCCGGGCTGCTGTGAAGGCACCTTGTCCCCCACGACCATGCCAACGAATTTCAATCATTTAATACTTCCTCCTGTATTCCATAATACGGAATCATTGA containing:
- a CDS encoding 2-oxoacid:acceptor oxidoreductase family protein, producing the protein MIEIRWHGRGGQGAFTAARLLGDAVVCDDKSALAFPSFGPERRGAPVLAFTRIDDEPIKDRSDVVDCDCAIVLDETLLGAPVKAGLKPGAKVIINTMKPAEAFDFSDCEDCKVITVDATGLALKILGRPITNVPLLGALTAATELTSLDSIYKAIDTQLPEKVRAKNKTLLEETYNTVKEAL